The DNA sequence CCCGTCACCGGGGACTTCAGCCAGGCGCTGCGCGACTGGAATCCCGCCGCCTTGAGCGACGTCGTGCCCTCCTTGAGCACGGCGTCGATCTGCGGCGCCATCGCCGGATCGTCGATCGCGACACGGCCGTAGCTCTCGATGAACGTGAACAGGACGTCCTTGCCGCGCAACCCCGTGAGCAGCTGGTCCGGCGGCGTCTTCGCGAAGGCGTCCACGGCCGCCTGCTTCTGGAAGACCCGCCCGTCCCTGAGGCCCGCGCGCACCTGCTCGACCCGGTTGTTGAGGAACTCGGCGTTACCCTTGGTGGCGAGCGGCACGCCGGTGACCTGGATGCCCAGCGTCATGCAGGTGATCCACGCGGTACCGAGGATCAGCGTCGTGCGGGCGGCGACGGCACGGTTGCCGACCATGAGGTTCGTCACCCGCACCATGGCGAGCGTCATGAGGACCAGCACGGCGACGATCAGGACGAGCACGCCGACCACCGCCAGCACCTGCCCGGTCCGGCCGAAGGACTCCCGGACGAACTCCGCCGCGTCGTCGAGCAGGATCCAGTCCAGGACCAGGTCGAAGGGGCGGGCCAGTACCTGGTAGAAGCCCATGTCGACGAACTTCAGGACGGTGAGCAGCCCGAGCAGCGCCCCCGAGACCACCGCAATCAGCCGCCGTGACCGGGGCGGAAGCGCCAGCAGCAGCCCCGCCAGCAGGATCCCTTCCGCAGGGAGCCGGAAGAACGCCTCGGGGCCGAGCCGTTCGAGGCGGTTCGGCACCAGGAGCGCGAACAGCAGCAGCGCCCCGGCGAGAACGGTCGTACCCACGGTGACGCCGCGTGCCGTACGGGGGTAGCGGCGGCGCCAGCCGAACCAGCCGGGGGAGGAGGAGTCGGGCGGCTCTGCGGGGCTGCTCGCCTCGGCGGGCTCGGCCACGGCCGAGTCCTCCGACTCTCGTGTTACTTCCTCTGTTGCCTCCTGCGACACCCGGAGGTCCTCCCGTGCGGTCTTGCGATGGCATGGCAAACAGCGCCCGATGAACGAGCCTGCCACCACGAGTACGTCCGCACGTCACCTTAGGTTCAATCGGACCTGCCCGGAATTCATCCGTCCGCTGCCGCCGCCACCTCGCGCGCCCACCGGTAGTCCGCCTTGCCGCTGGGCGAGCGCCGGATGGAGTCCGCGATCACCAGCTGACGGGGGATCTTGTAACCCGCGAGGTGGGAGCGGCAGTGCGTCTGGATGTCCGCCAGCGACGGCTGTACCGCCCCCGCCCGCAACTGCACGACGGCCGCCACGTGGTGCCCCCACCTCGGGTCCGCCACCCCGGCCACCAGGGCGTCGTACACGTCGGGGTGGGACTTGAGCGCCTGCTCGACCTCCTCCGGGTACACCTTCTCGCCCCCGGTGTTGATGCACTGCGAGCCGCGGCCGAGCACCGTGACGACGCCCTCCGCGTCGACCGTGGCCATGTCGCCGAGCAGCACCCACCGCTCGCCGTCCTTCTCGAAGAAGGTCTCGGCGGTCTTCCCCGGGTCGTTGTAGTAGCCGAGCGGCACGTGACCGCACTGCGCGACCCGGCCCACCTCGCCCACGGCCACCGGCTCGTGGGTCGCCGGATCGACCACCTGCGTACGGGAGTTGACCCGGATGCGGAAGCCGCGCGCGGGGCCGGAGTCCTCGGTCGCCGTACCGTTGAAGCCGGATTCCGAGGAGCCGAAGTTGTTCAGCAGCATCACGTTCGGGACCAGCTCCTGGAACTGCCGGCGCACCGTGTCCGACATGATCGCCCCGGACGACGACACGCTGAACATCGACGAGCAGTCCGTGCCCTTCATCGGCCCGTTCAGTGCGTCGACCAGCGGCCGCAGCATCGCGTCGCCGACCAGCGACACGCTCGTGACCTTCTCCTGCTCGATCGTCCGCAGAACCTCCTCCGGGACGAACTTGCGGTGGATCACGATGCGCTGGCCGAAGTTGAAGCCGATGAAGGCGGTCAGCGTGGACGTCCCGTGCATCAGCGGGGCGGTCGGGAAGAAGGTGATCCCGTCGCCGCCGGCCGCCACGCGCTGGGCGACTTCCTCCGGCTTCTTCACCGGCTCGCCGGTCGGCGCGCCCCCGCCCAGGCCTGAGAAGAACAGATCCTCCTGGCGCCACATCACGCCCTTGGGCATCCCGGTGGTGCCGCCGGTGTAGATGATGAACTGGTCGTCTCCCGACCGCGCCGGGAACCCGCGCTCCGGCGACCCGGCGGCCTCGGCGTCCGTGAAGGACACGGCGGGCACGACCCGCGCCTTGGCGGCAGCCGGGCTCACGCTGCCCACTCGCACCAGATGCCGTAGCCCGTCCACGCGCGGCAGTGCCGCCGCCACCCGGTCCGTGAACTCCGCCTCGAAGACCAGGGCCACCAGATCGGCGTCCCGGTAGAGGTACACCAACTCCTCTTCGACATAGCGGTAGTTGACGTTGACCGGAACGATCCGCGCCTTCAGGCAGCCCAACACCGTCTGCAGATACTCGATGCCGTTGTAGAGGTGAAGCCCGAGGTGTTCGCCGGGGCGGATCCCGCTGTCGATCAGATGGTGCGCGATCCGGTTGGCAGCCGCGTCCAGCTGCGCGTAGGTCAGCCGGCGCTCCAGGCCCGTGCCCGGGTGGTCGATGTACACGAGCGCCTCGCGGCCTGGTACCGCGTCGACGACCGACTCGAACAGGTCGGCAATGTTGTACTCCACCGCTCCTCCTGACCTCGGCCACGGCCTGGCTCTCCAACGGTTCGCCGGTCATCAGAGCAAAGGGCGGCACAACTGTGAAGCCTCTGCGCAAAAGAATCTGACTGTCTGTCAGAAAACCCTTGAAGTGCCTCCGCGCCTACTGCAACCTGTTCTCGTTCTTTCAGAGGGGAGACTGGTCATGGCTGGGACGGAACACCTCGCCGTGCGGCGCGAGGGCGCCACACTGGTGCTCACGCTCAACAGGCCCGAGGCGAAGAACGCGCTCTCGCTGCCGATGCTGGTCGGCCTCCACGACGGCTGGGCCGAGGCCGACGCGGACGACTCGATCCGCTCGATCGTGTTCACGGGAGCCGGCGGCACTTTCTGCGCGGGCATGGATCTCAAGGCCCTGGCCGGGAACGGCATGGCGGGCGAGCAGTACCGCGACCGGCTCAAAGCCGATCCCGACCTGCACTGGAAGGCGATGCTCCGCCACCACCGGCCGCGCAAGCCGGTGATCGCGGCGGTCGAGGGGTACTGCGTGGCGGGCGGCACCGAGATGCTCCAGGGCACGGACATCCGGGTCGCGGGCGAGTCGGCCACGTTCGGACTGTTCGAGGTGAAGCGCGGTCTGTTCCCGATCGGCGGCTCCACGGTCCGCCTGCCACGCCAGATCCCGCGCACCCACGCCCTGGAGATGCTGCTCACCGGCCGCCCGTACAGCGCCCGCGAGGCCGCCGGCATCGGCCTGATCGGGCACGTCGTCCCCGACAGCACGGCACTCGCCAAGGCCCTGGAGATCGCCGAACAGATCAACGCCTGCGGCCCGCTGGCCGTCGAGGCCGTCAAGGCGTCGGTCTACGAGACGGCCGACATGACCGAGTCCGACGGTCTCGCCGCCGAACTCAAGCGCGGCTGGCCGGTCTTCGACACAGCGGACGCCAAGGAGGGCGCCCGCGCCTTCGCGGAGAAGCGGCCACCCGTCTACAAGCGCGAGTAGCGCTGCGCCGGCCAGGGCCGGTTCACAAGCTGCGTGCCGTCCGTGGCTGGTCGCGCCCACGCGGCGGAGCCGCACATGTCACAGCCCCGCGCCCCTTCGGGGCGCGACTCGCCAACGCCGCCCATGTACCGCCCGGCCGCCACACGAGCCCCGGTCCCGAAGGAGGCAAGCCCGCGATGCCCGAAGTGCTCAAAGCTCCACTCGTCGTAGAGTTTCCATTCACCCGCTCCGTCGGCCCCGTCCAGAGCGCCTTCCTCACCGGCCTGCGCGAACGCGTCGTGCTGGGGGTGCGGACCAGCGACGGCCGCACGCTCGTACCACCCGTCGAGTACGACCCCGTCACCGCCGAGGAGCTCCGCGACCTGGTCGAAGTCGCCCCCACCGGCACGGTCACCACCTGGGCCTGGAACCACGCCCCCCGCCGTGACCAGCCCCTCGACACGCCCTTCGCCTGGGCCCTGGTCCGACTCGACGGCGCCGACACCGCCCTCCTGCACGCCCTCGACGCCCCCGGCCCGGACGCCGTCCACACCGGCATGCGCGTCCGCGTCCGCTGGGCCGGGGAACGCACCGGCGCCATCACGGACATCGCCTGCTTCGAGCCGTACGACGACTCCCCGAAGGACAGCGGCCCGGACGACGGCAGCTCCGCCGAACCGGCGCACCACACCGGCCGGTTCGAGGACCCGATCACCGGCATCGTCGCCGCCGCCCGCCTCGACTACACCTACTCACCCGGCCGCGCCCAGACCGCCTACATCAACGCCCTGGCCGAACGACGCAACGTCGGCGAACGCTGCCCGTCCTGCCGCAAGGTGTACGTCCCGCCGAGGGGTGCGTGCCCCACATGTGGCGTGGCCACACTGGAACAGGTCGAAGTCGGTCCGAGCGGCACAGTCACCACGTTCTGCATCGTCAACATCAAGGCGAAGAACCTCGACATCGAAGTGCCGTACGTCTACGCCCACATCGCCCTCGACGGCGCCGACCTCGCCCTGCACGCCCGTATCGGCGGCATCCCCTACGACCAGGTGCGCATGGGCCTGCGGGTGGAACCGGTGTGGACTCAGGGCTCCCGCTTCCCCGACCACTACCGGCCCACGGGCGAGCCCGACGCGGACTACGACACCTACAGGGAGCTGCTGTGAACCGCGAGATCGCCGTCGTCGCCTTCGCGCAGACCGACCACCGGCGCACCAGCGAGGAGCTCTCCGAGGTGGAGATGCTCATGCCCGTCCTGCACGAGGTGCTCGCACAGACCGGCCTGAAGACCGCCGACATCGGCTTCACCTGCTCCGGCTCCAGCGACTACCTCGCCGGCCGCGCCTTCTCCTTCACCCTCGCCCTCGACGGCGTCGGCGCCTGGCCGCCGATCTCCGAGTCGCACGTCGAGATGGACGGCGCCTGGGCGCTGTACGAGGCGTGGACGAAACTGCTGACGGGAGACGCAGACACGGCACTCGTCTACTCCTACGGCAAGTCCTCACCGGGCCCGCTCCGCGACGTCCTCACCCGCCAGCTCGACCCTTACTACGTCGCCCCCCTCTGGCCCGACTCCGTCGCCCTGGCCGCCCTCCAGGCCCAGGCCCTCATCGACGCCGGCGACACCGACGAACCCGCGCTGGCCGCCGTCGCCGCCCGCAGCCGCACGGACGCGAGCGCCAACTCCCATGCCCAGCTGCGGGGTTCGGTACCGCACGGGGGGTACGTCGTACGACCGCTCCGTACCGGCGACTGCCCGCCCATCGGTGACGGCGCCGCCGCGGTGATCCTCGCGGCGGGGGAGCGGGCCCGTGAACTGTGCGACAGGCCAGCCTGGATCCGCGGCATCGACCACCGCATCGAGGCGCACAGCCTGGGCGTCCGGGACCTGACCGACTCGCCCTCGGCCCGCCTCGCCGCCGAGCGGGCCGGCGCGTTCGAACGGCCCGTCGACACCGCCGAGTTGCACGCGGCCTTCACCTCCCAGGAGATCGTCCTGCGCAAGGCGCTCAAGCTCGACGACGGCGTGCGGGTCAACCCGTCCGGCGGGGCGCTCGCGGCCAACCCCGTGATGGCCGCCGGACTCATCCGCATCGGAGAGGCCGCCGCCCGCGTCCACCGGGGCGAGTCCGACCGGGCGCTCGCGCACGCCACGTCCGGTCCCTGTCTGCAACAGAACCTGGTCGCCGTACTCGAAGGGGATCCGCGATGAGCAAGGAGCCCGTGGCCGTCGTAGGCATCGGCCAGACCAAGCACGTCGCGGCACGCCGGGACGTGTCGATCGCCGGGCTCGTCCGGGAAGCGGCCCGAAGCGCCCTCGACGACGCCGAGTTGACCTGGGCCGACATCGACGCCGTCGTCATCGGCAAGGCGCCCGACTTCTTCGAGGGCGTCATGATGCCGGAGCTGTATCTCGCCGACGCGCTCGGCGCGGTGGGCAAGCCCATGCTGCGGGTGCACACCGCCGGCTCGGTCGGCGGATCCACGGCGCTGGTCGCCGCCAACCTGGTCGCGGCCCGCGTGCACGGCACCGTACTGACGCTCGCGTTCGAGAAGCAGTCCGAGTCGAACGCCATGTGGGGCCTGTCCCTGCCGATCCCCTTCCAGCAGCCCCTGCTCGCCGGGGCGGGCGGCTTCTTCGCCCCGCACGTGCGCGCGTACATGCGGCGCAGCGGCGCGCCCGACACGGTCGGCTCGCTGGTGGCGTACAAGGACCGGCGCAACGCGCTGAAGAACCCTTACGCCCACCTGCACGAGCACGACATCACCCTGGAGAAGGTCCAGGCCTCGCCCATGCTGTGGGACCCCATCCGCTACTCGGAGACCTGCCCCTCCTCCGACGGCGCCTGCGCGATGATCCTCACCGACCGCGCCGGAGCCGCCCGCGCCCCCCGGCCGCCCGCCTGGATGCTCGGCGGCGCGATGCGCAGTGAGCCCACCCTCTTCGCCGGCAAGGACGCGGTGTCGCCGCGGGCCGGAAAGGACTGCGCGGCCGACGTCTACCGGCAGGCGGGGATCGCCGATCCACGCCGAGACATCGACGCCGCCGAGATCTACGTGCCGTTCTCCTGGTACGAGCCCATGTGGCTGGAGAACCTCGGTTTCGCCGCGGAGGGCGAGGGCTGGAAGCTCACCGAGTCCGGCGTGACCGAGCTGGACGGCGACCTGCCCGTCAACATGTCGGGCGGCGTCCTGTCCACCAACCCCATCGGCGCCTCCGGCATGATCCGGTTCGCGGAGGCGGCCCTCCAGGTGCGCGGGCAGGCCGGAGAACACCAGGTGGAGCGGGCCAGGAGGGTCCTCGGGCACGCCTACGGCGGTGGGTCCCAGTTCTTCTCGATGTGGCTCGTGGGAGCGGAACCCCCTACCTCCTGAAAGGTCCCCCTCACGTGGCCTGTCGGCACCCGGAACCGATCGCTAGGCTGGCCCGCGGACGACGAATCGGGAGGAGCACGGACGTGGCCGAGAGCACCATCCAGCAGCAGCTGATCACGGGCTGGGACAAGCCGGAGCTGGACCTCGCAGACGCCGATTGGCACTCGAGCAGCCGTGGCCTGGGGGATGTCCAGATCGCCTTTGTCGAGGGGTTCATCGCGATGCGCAACAGCGGCCGCCCGGAGAGCCCTTCCCTGATCTTCACACCCGCCGAGTGGGGTGCCTTCGTGTCGGGCGCGAGGGAGGGCGAGTTCGACCTGACCTGACACCGTGGACGCAGGCGAGCCGACGGGCGGTCGCCCCGCACGTCGGCCGCCTTCGGGCCGATCCGGGGGTGTTCCGCCCGTTTTTCCGGACACGCGACCTTGAGAACGCCTTACGGGCCGAAGCCTGAGCCAGGCTGGCCCCGGAAGGGGGAACGGTCGTATTTCCGGAGGTGAGGAACCCATGAGCACCCTGCCGGTCATCGCGGCGGTCGACGGCTCGGACGACAGCCTGGTCGCACTGGACTGGGCCTTCGAGGCCGCCCTGGTGCGCGAGGCGCCGCTGCGGGTGGTCCACGTGCAGCAGTACGCCGCCTGGGCTCAGCCCGTCGCGCTGCCCACCGGGCGACCGGATCCGGAGGATGATCCGGTTCTCGAGCGGGTACGCCGGTATCTGGAGGGGAGAGCCGAGCGGCCGGCGACGGAGTTCCTCGCCCTCGGGGGCGCTCCCGCCGCGATGCTTGCCGAACTGGGCTCCACCGCCCAGCTGTTGGTGCTCGGCAGCCGGGGGCGCGGCGGCTTCGCCAGCCTGCTGCTCGGCTCCAACGGCATGGCCGCCGCACGCGATGCCGGATGCCCTGTGGTCGTGGTACCCAAGCCGGGACGCGAGGTCCACGACGACATGCCGATCGAGCCGGGCCCGCGTGTTGTCGTCGGTCTTCAGGTCGACAGCCCCGACGACACCACCCTGGACTTCGCCTTCACCGAGGCCGCCCTGCGCGGCGCCCGGCTCCAGGTCATCGCCGCCTACAGCTGGCCGCTGCACGTCTGGACGGCGGCCACCACCCAGATCGTGCCGCCGTCCGAGGACCAGGACGCCGTCGAGGCCGAGACCCGCACCCTCGCCGAGGGCATCCTCGCCCCGCACCGCGAGCGCCACCCCGAGGTCCACGCCCCGCTCCACATCGCCCCGGGCGACGCGGCCGGCCGGCTCGTCTCGGCGTCCAGAGACGCGGACCTGGTGGTCGTGGGCCGCCACCGACGCCGCCTCCTGGCCCCCGCCCCCATGATCGGCTCGGTGACCCACGCCGTCCTCCTGCACACCGCGAGCCCGGTCGCGGTCGTACCGCCCGCCCCACCGGAGGAGTGAGCCCCGGGGCCCGTCACGCCGCGCCGAACCAGGCCTCGGCCGGGGTGCCCAACTCCCGCGCCCGCGCTGCTGCAGCATGATCGGGACCGGAGGTTCCCGCTGCCGGACGGCGACGGTACGTCGCGGTGTCCGGCGACGCGAGGGATCGCTCGGGAACCCCCCGCCGACGGGCCAGGGAGCACGCCTCGAACCCATGCCCGCACGTCACGCGACAGGCCCGGCCACGTACCATGGCGACATGTCGTTCCTCCGCCGCCGCAGCGCCACGCCCGCCGGGCCCGACTTCGACGTTCTGGCCATGGACCCGGGCGACTGGCCCGGCAACCTGGGCGCCGGGCTGCTGCCCGCCCCCGACGGCAGCTGCCAGGGCGTTTTCCTGCGCTACGACCTCTTCGGCGGCCGCGGCCCCGCGATGATCATCGGCAATCTGCCGGAGGGCTCTCCCGCCCGCGAGGTCGACGAGGACGAGATCCCGTTCGAGGTCGCGCAGCTGCTGCTGGCCCTGGAGAACGACGAAGAGGTCAC is a window from the Streptomyces sp. NBC_00299 genome containing:
- a CDS encoding sulfatase produces the protein MAEPAEASSPAEPPDSSSPGWFGWRRRYPRTARGVTVGTTVLAGALLLFALLVPNRLERLGPEAFFRLPAEGILLAGLLLALPPRSRRLIAVVSGALLGLLTVLKFVDMGFYQVLARPFDLVLDWILLDDAAEFVRESFGRTGQVLAVVGVLVLIVAVLVLMTLAMVRVTNLMVGNRAVAARTTLILGTAWITCMTLGIQVTGVPLATKGNAEFLNNRVEQVRAGLRDGRVFQKQAAVDAFAKTPPDQLLTGLRGKDVLFTFIESYGRVAIDDPAMAPQIDAVLKEGTTSLKAAGFQSRSAWLKSPVTGAGSWLAHSTFLSGLWIKNQQRYRSLTTSDRATLGSYFRKTGAWRTVGVVPGVRRAWPEGKFFALDHIYDSEHLGYQGPYFSWTPVPDQFSLEAFQRLEHGKKDREPIMAEIILASSHNPWSPIARMIDWDDLGDGSVFHGIKKEGTDPKEVWKDPERVRTEYRRAIEYSIHSLTEWVERYGTDDTVLVFLGDHQPVPTVTAGSTSKDVPVTIVARDPKVLDKIANWNWTDGLKPAQNAPTWGMDKFRDRFMTAYGPHAK
- a CDS encoding acyl-CoA synthetase — protein: MEYNIADLFESVVDAVPGREALVYIDHPGTGLERRLTYAQLDAAANRIAHHLIDSGIRPGEHLGLHLYNGIEYLQTVLGCLKARIVPVNVNYRYVEEELVYLYRDADLVALVFEAEFTDRVAAALPRVDGLRHLVRVGSVSPAAAKARVVPAVSFTDAEAAGSPERGFPARSGDDQFIIYTGGTTGMPKGVMWRQEDLFFSGLGGGAPTGEPVKKPEEVAQRVAAGGDGITFFPTAPLMHGTSTLTAFIGFNFGQRIVIHRKFVPEEVLRTIEQEKVTSVSLVGDAMLRPLVDALNGPMKGTDCSSMFSVSSSGAIMSDTVRRQFQELVPNVMLLNNFGSSESGFNGTATEDSGPARGFRIRVNSRTQVVDPATHEPVAVGEVGRVAQCGHVPLGYYNDPGKTAETFFEKDGERWVLLGDMATVDAEGVVTVLGRGSQCINTGGEKVYPEEVEQALKSHPDVYDALVAGVADPRWGHHVAAVVQLRAGAVQPSLADIQTHCRSHLAGYKIPRQLVIADSIRRSPSGKADYRWAREVAAAADG
- a CDS encoding crotonase/enoyl-CoA hydratase family protein — its product is MAGTEHLAVRREGATLVLTLNRPEAKNALSLPMLVGLHDGWAEADADDSIRSIVFTGAGGTFCAGMDLKALAGNGMAGEQYRDRLKADPDLHWKAMLRHHRPRKPVIAAVEGYCVAGGTEMLQGTDIRVAGESATFGLFEVKRGLFPIGGSTVRLPRQIPRTHALEMLLTGRPYSAREAAGIGLIGHVVPDSTALAKALEIAEQINACGPLAVEAVKASVYETADMTESDGLAAELKRGWPVFDTADAKEGARAFAEKRPPVYKRE
- a CDS encoding Zn-ribbon domain-containing OB-fold protein — translated: MPEVLKAPLVVEFPFTRSVGPVQSAFLTGLRERVVLGVRTSDGRTLVPPVEYDPVTAEELRDLVEVAPTGTVTTWAWNHAPRRDQPLDTPFAWALVRLDGADTALLHALDAPGPDAVHTGMRVRVRWAGERTGAITDIACFEPYDDSPKDSGPDDGSSAEPAHHTGRFEDPITGIVAAARLDYTYSPGRAQTAYINALAERRNVGERCPSCRKVYVPPRGACPTCGVATLEQVEVGPSGTVTTFCIVNIKAKNLDIEVPYVYAHIALDGADLALHARIGGIPYDQVRMGLRVEPVWTQGSRFPDHYRPTGEPDADYDTYRELL
- a CDS encoding thiolase domain-containing protein; this encodes MNREIAVVAFAQTDHRRTSEELSEVEMLMPVLHEVLAQTGLKTADIGFTCSGSSDYLAGRAFSFTLALDGVGAWPPISESHVEMDGAWALYEAWTKLLTGDADTALVYSYGKSSPGPLRDVLTRQLDPYYVAPLWPDSVALAALQAQALIDAGDTDEPALAAVAARSRTDASANSHAQLRGSVPHGGYVVRPLRTGDCPPIGDGAAAVILAAGERARELCDRPAWIRGIDHRIEAHSLGVRDLTDSPSARLAAERAGAFERPVDTAELHAAFTSQEIVLRKALKLDDGVRVNPSGGALAANPVMAAGLIRIGEAAARVHRGESDRALAHATSGPCLQQNLVAVLEGDPR
- a CDS encoding thiolase domain-containing protein — its product is MSKEPVAVVGIGQTKHVAARRDVSIAGLVREAARSALDDAELTWADIDAVVIGKAPDFFEGVMMPELYLADALGAVGKPMLRVHTAGSVGGSTALVAANLVAARVHGTVLTLAFEKQSESNAMWGLSLPIPFQQPLLAGAGGFFAPHVRAYMRRSGAPDTVGSLVAYKDRRNALKNPYAHLHEHDITLEKVQASPMLWDPIRYSETCPSSDGACAMILTDRAGAARAPRPPAWMLGGAMRSEPTLFAGKDAVSPRAGKDCAADVYRQAGIADPRRDIDAAEIYVPFSWYEPMWLENLGFAAEGEGWKLTESGVTELDGDLPVNMSGGVLSTNPIGASGMIRFAEAALQVRGQAGEHQVERARRVLGHAYGGGSQFFSMWLVGAEPPTS
- a CDS encoding DUF397 domain-containing protein, producing MAESTIQQQLITGWDKPELDLADADWHSSSRGLGDVQIAFVEGFIAMRNSGRPESPSLIFTPAEWGAFVSGAREGEFDLT
- a CDS encoding universal stress protein codes for the protein MSTLPVIAAVDGSDDSLVALDWAFEAALVREAPLRVVHVQQYAAWAQPVALPTGRPDPEDDPVLERVRRYLEGRAERPATEFLALGGAPAAMLAELGSTAQLLVLGSRGRGGFASLLLGSNGMAAARDAGCPVVVVPKPGREVHDDMPIEPGPRVVVGLQVDSPDDTTLDFAFTEAALRGARLQVIAAYSWPLHVWTAATTQIVPPSEDQDAVEAETRTLAEGILAPHRERHPEVHAPLHIAPGDAAGRLVSASRDADLVVVGRHRRRLLAPAPMIGSVTHAVLLHTASPVAVVPPAPPEE